Sequence from the Streptomyces mobaraensis NBRC 13819 = DSM 40847 genome:
ACGGGAATGGACCCTCACGTACGAGAATCAGCACATCGGACGTGCCGGCTCCCGGGAGACGGTTCCCGCGTGCGCAACGCCGCTTTGACGTCGGTACGGCCCAGGGTTTCACCGAATGCCTTCAGGGCGCGGTCAAGACCGGCCGTCGTCTCGTCGGGGTGGTTCACCAGGGCACCGTCCGCCCCTCGCGGTCCAGGTACGCCAGGCCGGGGGTGCCCAGCCGGGACAGCAGGACGTCCACGAGGAGCGGCGCGCTCTCCTCGACGGTGAAGGGCGCGTCGGGGCCCCCGAGTTCGGTGCGGATCCAGCCCGGCGCCAGGAGGACGCAGCCGCGCCCGGCGTGGGCCTGGGCCTGCCGGACCGCGAAGGAGCGCAGGAACATGTTCAACGCCGCCTTGCTGCCCCGGTAGAGCTCGCGGCCCGCGGTCGTGTTGTTCGTGATGCTGCCCTGTCCGGACGACATCGCTCCGATGAGGCCCGTGGGGGACACCAGGTCTTCGAGTGCCTCGATCGCGCGCAGGGGGCCGAGGGCGTTGGTGGTCATCACCTCGACGAAGGCGTCCGTCGTCACCTCGCCGATGGGGGTCCACTCGTCGCTGGTGGTGCCGGCGTTGACGAAGAGGAGGTCGAGCCGGTCGCGTTCCGCCAGGCGCTCGTGCAGGCGCTCGTGCAGGGGCGGCAGGTGGCCGGGCTCGTTGACGTCGAGGTGGTCGATGGTGACGCGCCCGTCGGCACGTTCCGCGAGATCGTGCAGGGGGGTGCGCGCGGAGGGGTCGCGGACCGTGCCGATGACGTTCCAGCCCCGCCGGACGAACTCGGCCGCCATCGCGTGGCCGAGGCCGCGCGAGGCTCCGATGACGAGGGCGGTCGGTGTTCGCCGCCCTGTGCTGCTGGTCGATGGCATACGACGGTCGTCTCCGTTTCGTCGGTGGTTCGGTGGTTCGGTCGTACGGGGGGAGTCTGCTCGCCGTGCCGTCCCGGGGCGATCCGGGCGGGCCGGTTCGTAGGATTCCCGCTGTGACAGGTGCCTCCGCGTCCGGATCCTTCGAGATCCAGCCCGACGACGTCCGAATCATCCGCGCGTTGCAGGTCGCGCCCCGCGCGTCCTTCGCCTCGATGGCGGCCGCGCTCGGCCTCACCGAGAGCGCCGTCAACCGCCGGTACCGGCGCCTGTGCGCCGAGGGCGTCCTCCGCGTCGTCGGGGTGGTGAACCCGGGAGCGCTGGGGCAGAGCAGGTGGCTGGTGCGGCTGCGCTGCCGGCCCGGCAGCGTCGAGGCGATCGCGAACGCGCTCGCCCGGCGGGACGACGTCAACTGGGTGGCCGTGGGGGCGGCGGGCTCCGAGGTCACGTGCGCGACGCAGTCGCGGGACCGGGCGCAGCGCGAGGAACTGCTCGGCCGGCGGCTCCCGCGCACCGCCGCGGTGCTCGACATCGACGCGTTCGCCATGCTCCGCCAGTTCATGGGAGGCCGCGGCCACTACTGGGCCGCGCTGCGCGGCACGCTGTCCCCCGAGCAGGAGGCGATGCTCGCCGGGGAGGAACAGCCGTTCACGGAGTCCCCGGTGGTCGCCGGCGACCCCGTACGTCTCACCCCCGAGGACGAGCGGCTTCTCGACGCGCTCGCCGCGGACGGCCGGGCCGGTCTCGTCGCCCTCGCCGCGGCGACGGACTCCACGCCGGGCCGGGCGTCCCGCCGCCTCCGCGCCCTGCTGCGGCGACGCGTCGTGTACTTCGACGTCGAGATCGCCCCGGCGGCCCTGGGCTTTCACGCACGGGCCAACCTGTGGCTGCGGGTGCACCCGTCGGAGGTGAAGAACGTCGGCCGCGCGCTCGCGCGGGAACCCGAGATCGCCTTCGCGGCGGCCATCTCCGGCCCGTACAACATCCATGCCGTCGCCCACTGCCGGGACTTCGACGAGCTCTTCGAGTTCACCTCCGACCGGATCGGTGCCCTGCCCGGTTTGCAGAGCATGGAGGTGTCGCCCGTTCTGCGGCACGTCAAGCAGGCGGGCACGCTCGTATCGGGTGATCGCCTCGTCGGGGCAGCGGATCCCCGGCGGCTTCCGTCCGCTCCGGCCTGATCGTGAGCCGCGTCGCCTGATCGTGAGCCGCGTCGCCGGGACGTGAGTCGCGTCGCCGGGACGTGAGCCGTGTCGGCCGGAAGGTGATCTGCGTCGCCCGGCAGGTGATCCGCGCCGGCGCGAGCGTGATCGGC
This genomic interval carries:
- a CDS encoding SDR family NAD(P)-dependent oxidoreductase; the protein is MPSTSSTGRRTPTALVIGASRGLGHAMAAEFVRRGWNVIGTVRDPSARTPLHDLAERADGRVTIDHLDVNEPGHLPPLHERLHERLAERDRLDLLFVNAGTTSDEWTPIGEVTTDAFVEVMTTNALGPLRAIEALEDLVSPTGLIGAMSSGQGSITNNTTAGRELYRGSKAALNMFLRSFAVRQAQAHAGRGCVLLAPGWIRTELGGPDAPFTVEESAPLLVDVLLSRLGTPGLAYLDREGRTVPW
- a CDS encoding Lrp/AsnC family transcriptional regulator, translating into MTGASASGSFEIQPDDVRIIRALQVAPRASFASMAAALGLTESAVNRRYRRLCAEGVLRVVGVVNPGALGQSRWLVRLRCRPGSVEAIANALARRDDVNWVAVGAAGSEVTCATQSRDRAQREELLGRRLPRTAAVLDIDAFAMLRQFMGGRGHYWAALRGTLSPEQEAMLAGEEQPFTESPVVAGDPVRLTPEDERLLDALAADGRAGLVALAAATDSTPGRASRRLRALLRRRVVYFDVEIAPAALGFHARANLWLRVHPSEVKNVGRALAREPEIAFAAAISGPYNIHAVAHCRDFDELFEFTSDRIGALPGLQSMEVSPVLRHVKQAGTLVSGDRLVGAADPRRLPSAPA